Proteins found in one Streptococcus criceti HS-6 genomic segment:
- a CDS encoding LytS/YhcK type 5TM receptor domain-containing protein: protein MLMILLFQRLGIIMILAFLLVNNSYFRQLIVERSKREKIALMIIFGIFVIISNMTGIEIRGDRSLVERPILTSISHSDSLANTRTLVITTASLVGGPLVGTMVGFIGGIHRFLQGNFSGAFYIISSSLVGYLSGRIGDYLRGKRLYPSTAQVIFISLLAESIQMLFVGVFTGWDLVKLIVIPMMLLNCLGSTLFLAILKTYLSNEQQLRAVQTRDVLDLTRQTLPYLRQGLSQQSAAKVCTIIKAHTNFDAVGLTDRTNVLAHIGIGQDHHISGQPVKTDLSKSVILSGESQIALDKSSISCPDKNCLLNSAIVVPLKINAKTVGALKMYFAGDKQITEVEENLALGLAQIFSGQLAIGIAEEQNKLASIAEIKALQAQINPHFFFNAINTISALIRIDASKARYALMQLSTFFRTSLQGGQDREVTLEQEKSHVDAYMNIEKLRFPDKYQLDYDITVPESITLPPFGLQVLVENAVRHAFKDRKTDNRILITITDEQNSYKIAVKDNGTGISSAIIDKLGQEIVAESTGSGTALVNLNNRLTLLYGSISRLHFDSGPEGTIVWYTIPKHTTIGDDKHENSDS, encoded by the coding sequence ATGTTAATGATTCTGCTTTTCCAAAGGCTGGGAATTATTATGATCCTAGCCTTCTTACTTGTCAATAACAGTTACTTTCGACAGCTGATTGTTGAGCGGTCCAAACGTGAAAAAATTGCTTTAATGATCATCTTTGGCATTTTTGTCATTATCTCTAATATGACAGGAATCGAAATCAGAGGAGACCGAAGCTTGGTTGAAAGACCAATTCTCACCTCTATTTCTCACTCAGATTCACTGGCCAATACTAGGACACTCGTTATTACAACCGCCAGTCTAGTAGGCGGCCCACTGGTTGGTACGATGGTAGGCTTTATCGGCGGGATTCATCGCTTCCTCCAAGGAAATTTTTCCGGCGCCTTTTACATTATCAGTTCTTCTCTGGTCGGCTATCTCAGCGGCCGTATCGGCGATTATCTAAGGGGTAAAAGGCTCTATCCATCTACGGCCCAAGTGATTTTTATCAGTTTGTTGGCAGAGTCTATTCAGATGCTTTTCGTTGGCGTCTTTACAGGCTGGGATTTGGTCAAACTGATTGTTATTCCTATGATGCTGCTCAACTGTCTAGGATCAACCCTGTTTCTGGCTATTCTTAAGACCTATCTTTCCAATGAGCAACAACTGCGCGCCGTCCAGACACGTGATGTCTTAGATTTAACACGCCAAACCCTGCCTTACCTTCGACAGGGGCTGAGTCAGCAATCGGCAGCCAAAGTCTGTACTATTATCAAAGCTCATACCAACTTTGATGCCGTAGGGCTGACTGATCGTACTAATGTTCTGGCCCATATCGGGATAGGACAAGATCATCATATTTCTGGGCAGCCTGTCAAAACTGATCTCTCCAAGAGTGTTATCTTAAGCGGAGAATCTCAAATCGCCTTGGATAAGTCATCTATCTCTTGTCCCGATAAAAACTGTCTTCTCAATTCTGCTATTGTCGTTCCCCTCAAGATTAACGCCAAAACTGTAGGTGCCTTAAAAATGTATTTCGCTGGTGATAAGCAAATAACAGAGGTAGAAGAAAATTTAGCTCTAGGCTTAGCACAAATCTTCTCAGGTCAACTGGCCATAGGCATTGCCGAGGAGCAGAATAAACTCGCTAGTATTGCTGAAATTAAGGCCCTTCAAGCCCAAATCAACCCCCACTTTTTCTTCAATGCTATCAATACCATTAGTGCCCTAATCCGCATCGATGCCAGCAAGGCGCGCTACGCCCTCATGCAGCTGAGTACCTTTTTTAGAACTAGCCTGCAGGGCGGTCAAGACCGCGAGGTCACTTTAGAGCAAGAAAAATCCCATGTGGACGCTTATATGAATATTGAAAAACTCCGCTTCCCCGACAAATATCAGCTGGACTATGACATTACAGTTCCTGAATCTATAACTTTACCGCCCTTTGGACTTCAGGTTTTAGTTGAAAACGCTGTTCGCCACGCTTTTAAAGATCGTAAGACTGACAATCGTATTCTTATCACCATCACAGATGAACAAAACAGCTACAAAATAGCTGTCAAGGATAATGGAACAGGGATTTCTTCTGCTATCATTGATAAATTGGGACAGGAAATCGTCGCAGAAAGTACAGGATCAGGAACAGCCTTAGTTAATCTCAACAATCGCCTTACCCTCCTTTACGGCAGTATCAGCCGTCTGCATTTTGACAGTGGCCCTGAGGGAACCATTGTCTGGTACACTATCCCTAAGCACACCACTATCGGAGATGATAAACATGAAAATTCTGATTCTTGA
- a CDS encoding LytR/AlgR family response regulator transcription factor: MKILILDDEQLARQELSFLIQNSSQIAQPEIFEAEDISSAEKILFRQAIDLIFLDISLSEENGFTLANQLEQLAQPPLVVFATAYDDYAVQAFDSNAVDYVLKPFEQERIDKALAKAQKIQQLNITETAAVKPQKSVELLTLTLADRSVVLKLPDIVAASVEDGELTVSTKDSSYTVKKPLNWFKKRAVSPNFLQIHRNTIVNLEMIKEIQPWFNHTLLLVMTNGEKFPVGRSYLKALNNHLTL, from the coding sequence ATGAAAATTCTGATTCTTGATGATGAACAGCTAGCTCGGCAGGAATTAAGCTTCCTCATCCAAAACAGCTCCCAGATTGCTCAACCGGAGATTTTCGAGGCAGAAGATATTAGCTCAGCGGAAAAAATTCTCTTTCGTCAGGCTATTGATTTGATTTTTCTGGATATCTCCCTCAGTGAGGAAAACGGCTTTACTCTGGCTAATCAATTAGAGCAACTGGCCCAGCCCCCTCTGGTTGTTTTTGCTACTGCCTACGACGACTACGCTGTTCAGGCTTTTGACAGTAATGCTGTAGATTATGTTCTAAAACCCTTTGAGCAGGAACGCATTGATAAAGCACTCGCTAAAGCGCAAAAGATACAACAGTTAAACATAACTGAAACAGCTGCTGTTAAGCCTCAAAAAAGTGTCGAATTATTGACCTTGACACTAGCCGATCGCAGCGTTGTCTTAAAGCTACCCGATATCGTTGCAGCCAGTGTTGAAGATGGAGAGCTAACCGTCAGCACTAAAGATAGCAGTTATACTGTCAAAAAGCCCCTCAATTGGTTTAAAAAGCGGGCGGTATCTCCCAACTTTTTACAGATTCACCGCAATACCATTGTCAATCTTGAAATGATTAAAGAAATCCAGCCTTGGTTTAACCACACTCTTTTACTAGTCATGACTAATGGGGAAAAATTCCCTGTTGGACGCTCCTATTTAAAAGCATTAAACAACCACCTTACCTTGTAA